A stretch of Cucumis sativus cultivar 9930 chromosome 2, Cucumber_9930_V3, whole genome shotgun sequence DNA encodes these proteins:
- the LOC101204888 gene encoding zinc finger CCHC domain-containing protein 10, whose amino-acid sequence MSSKKEEKSQAAAERIKAAALSAAKGLSRAQAERAAAAAARNVNAYGQKEEGPSRWQEKREAKRQMYLMSTEKAVRLGERKDIKGSMSGAGGAAAQCQKCYQMGHWTYECKNERVYISRPSRTQQLKNPKLRMKMEVSLELDNPDPGEEKKPKKHSKKKSKRKHRSNAKSNSDSEASVFETDSGSSSVTESDDSSEESSSDYSSSSESESERSRRRRKKQKRGRRKRRYSSSSDSSDSDSRSESESDSDNERSRRKSRRHSRKR is encoded by the coding sequence atGTCTAGTAAGAAGGAAGAGAAGTCGCAAGCTGCTGCTGAAAGGATTAAGGCTGCCGCTCTTAGTGCTGCAAAAGGTCTTAGTCGTGCCCAGGCCGAACGTGCTGCTGCGGCTGCTGCTCGGAATGTTAATGCTTATGGGCAGAAGGAAGAAGGGCCTAGCAGATGGCaggagaaaagggaagcaAAGAGGCAGATGTATTTGATGAGTACTGAAAAGGCAGTAAGATTAGGTGAAAGAAAAGACATTAAGGGCTCTATGTCTGGTGCTGGTGGAGCTGCTGCACAATGCCAGAAATGTTATCAGATGGGACACTGGACCTACGAATGCAAAAACGAACGAGTTTACATATCTCGTCCATCTCGAACTCAACAACTAAAAAATCCAAAGCTGAGGATGAAGATGGAAGTCTCATTGGAGTTGGACAACCCAGATCCTGGTGAGGAGAAGAAGCCCAAGAAGCAttcgaagaagaaaagtaaaagaaagcaTCGGTCCAATGCAAAATCCAATAGCGACAGTGAGGCCTCTGTGTTTGAGACTGATAGTGGGTCCTCCTCAGTTACTGAATCTGACGATTCTTCTGAAGAAAGCAGTTCAGATTACAGTTCTTCATCCGAATCAGAGAGTGAAAGGAGTcgaagaaggagaaagaagcAGAAGAGGgggagaagaaagaggagGTACAGTTCATCTTCTGATTCTTCTGATTCAGACTCAAGGTCCGAATCAGAATCTGATTCTGATAATGAACGTAGTAGGAGGAAGAGCCGACGACACAGCAGAAAACGCTAG